The nucleotide sequence ATCAAAGAGCACATTGGTTACGTGATCTATGCCCTACGGGGATGGCTATAACGCAAAAGCGATCGCCCACGAGCGAGTATCTGTTTAGCGTGAGGGAAAGGATACAGGTTTGAGCACCATAGCTTCAGCTACCTGATCGATGAACGATTCGAGATCGTTCATAAAAAAAGGGAGGCACTGCCTCCCCGGGGATCTTGAACTCGTCACGAACAAAACCTACGGATCAAAGCCTTACATTAAGCCGATTTGAGATAAGATGCCTTGACCAGTCAAAAGCTCAGTCGCGAGACCAATAACGAAACCCATCATAGCTAGACGGCCATTCCAGGTTTCCGCGAACTTCGTGAAGCCAAACTTGGTATCTTGGTTTTCCATAGCGTTGTAATCCTCGTGTTCTGGTAGCGTTTTAACTATTAAGAAAGGTAACACAAGTTTTTCAAAATTAGCAATACTTCTTAATGCATAGATGCTCCAGTGTATGCATTAAGATGCCTCTATGGTGAGATCGCCCCTGAACTTAGGTTTGGATAACGGATTGTTGGCTTGTTCGGCATCAAAATCCCTTGTCCAAGCATTGGGGTCAGGACTTACGCACTACGTGCGGCGTCCTGAGTCTTGTAGGCGATTTTGCGCGGGTGTAACCCGCGCAAAATCGCCCAATTGCGTAAGTCTTGGGGGAGTAAAGATGAGAGAGAGCATCGCTAGCTGGATTGACAGGTTGGACAATAGTAGCAGCGTCGTCCAGATACCGTGTCTTTTAGGATTGTGGTGCCGCAGCGGAAGCATGGTCGACCGTCGCGGTAAAAGACCCAGTGACGGTACTCCCAGCGTTTTTTGCCTTGCGATCGCAACTCAGAGGCGATCGCCAAATCGTTGGTAATTCCCCCCGTTTCGTAGGATTGGCGGGTGAGGGCGATCGCGGCTTGGGCGAGATTGGTCAACTGGTGCTCAGAACAGTCGCAGGGACGGTGAAGGGGATGAATTCCAGCCATAAATAGCACCTCGCTCCGCAAGTAGTTTCCTAAGCCGCAGAGAAACTGCTGGTCTAGCAGCAAGGCCGCCAGTCGTCGTCGCCGGAATTTGGGAGACTGGACCTGCGCGGCGACGGTTTCGAATGGGGTGTCATCGTCCAGAACATCTGGCCCTAGCTTGCTGAGGAAAGGGTGCTGGGCAATTTCTAGGTCATCTAAGACTTCGATATCCGACGCACTGTAAAGCAGTGCCGATTTCTTAGCGGTGTGAATGGCCAGCCGGAGTTGGCGCTGGGTAGTCGGAAGCTGACGCGCCTTGCGAATCATCCATTTGCCGTAGAGCTGATTGTGGCTGTAGATCGACAATCCATTATCAAACTGGGTCAGGAGCGCCTTTCCCCTCGGCTTCACTGCGGTCACGATCCGACCTGTCAGTTGGGATTCGTAGATTTTGAGATGTTCAAACGCAAAAAAGACCTCGTCCACGGGTTGGTAGGTGATCGCCCGGGCGATCGCATCCGCAGACTGACGAATTTCGGGACCTTCGGGCATAGAATCTTACAGAACGCCCTTCGAGCTGGGAATCGTGTGGGCTCGACGCGGATCAATTTCAAGCGCCATCCGCATCGCCCGAGCAAACGCCTTAAAGGTCGCTTCAATGATGTGATGGGAGTTAATGCCGTCCAGTTGACGAATGTGGAGCGTCATTTGACTGTGGTTCACAACGGCCACGAAAAACTCTCGAACGAGCTGAGTATCGTAAGTTCCGACCCGCTCAGTCGGAATTTGCAGGCCGTAGCTGAGATGGGGTCGTCCAGAAAAATCGAGGCTCACTTGCACCAACGCTTCATCCAACGGTGCGACAAAGTGACCAAAGCGGACAATGCCTTTGCGATCGCCCAAGGCTTGATGCAAGGCTTGACCTAGGGTAATGCCGACATCTTCATTGGTGTGGTGGTCATCAATTTCGATATCCCCCTTGGCTTTCACATCCAGATCAATTAACCCGTGGGAGGAGATCTGGTGCAGCATGTGGTCCAGGAATGGAATCCCTGTCGTTGCTGTACAGTGCCCTTGTCCGTCCAAGTTGAGGCTTACATGAACCTCGGTCTCTTGGGTGGTGCGGCTAACGGATGCCGTTCTGGGTAGCAGCTCTAGCTCGTGAGGAAAACGCTGAGGCTGAATTTGGCGATCGCGAGTCTGCATATACAAAAACGAGAATGAAAGGCAGTCTCATTCTCGCATAGGTTGAATTAATTCGGCGTAGCCATGGTTCAGCCTTGGAAAAGGGAACCTTACATTCCCATAATTTCGTAACCCGAGTCCACGTAAAGGATCTGTCCGGTGATGCCGCTGGACAGGTCACTACATAAAAACGCTGCCGTATTGCCCACTTCTATTTGAGTCACCGTACGACGAAGCGGAGCCGTGTTCTCAACATGGTGGATCATATCCAAAATGCCGCCTACAGCCGAAGATGCTAGGGTGCGAATTGGGCCTGCGGAGATGGCGTTTACGCGAATATTGTGGGGGCCTAGCTCTGAGGCTAGATAGCGCACATTCATTTCTAGAGCCGATTTGGCAATGCCCATGACGTTGTAGTTGGGAATAACCTTAACGCCGCCTAGGTAGGTTAGGGTAACGACGCTGCCGCCCTCGGTCATTAACGGCTTTGCTCCCTTGCACAGTTGGAGCAGGGAGTAGGCGCTAATATCCAACGCTGTCATAAAGCCTTCGCGCGACGTATCGCTAAATTCACCTGATAAATCTTCTTTATTCGCAAATGCTAGGCAGTGAATGACGATGTCG is from Synechococcales cyanobacterium T60_A2020_003 and encodes:
- a CDS encoding high light inducible protein, whose translation is MENQDTKFGFTKFAETWNGRLAMMGFVIGLATELLTGQGILSQIGLM
- the nei gene encoding endonuclease VIII, translating into MPEGPEIRQSADAIARAITYQPVDEVFFAFEHLKIYESQLTGRIVTAVKPRGKALLTQFDNGLSIYSHNQLYGKWMIRKARQLPTTQRQLRLAIHTAKKSALLYSASDIEVLDDLEIAQHPFLSKLGPDVLDDDTPFETVAAQVQSPKFRRRRLAALLLDQQFLCGLGNYLRSEVLFMAGIHPLHRPCDCSEHQLTNLAQAAIALTRQSYETGGITNDLAIASELRSQGKKRWEYRHWVFYRDGRPCFRCGTTILKDTVSGRRCYYCPTCQSS
- the hisB gene encoding imidazoleglycerol-phosphate dehydratase HisB; the encoded protein is MQTRDRQIQPQRFPHELELLPRTASVSRTTQETEVHVSLNLDGQGHCTATTGIPFLDHMLHQISSHGLIDLDVKAKGDIEIDDHHTNEDVGITLGQALHQALGDRKGIVRFGHFVAPLDEALVQVSLDFSGRPHLSYGLQIPTERVGTYDTQLVREFFVAVVNHSQMTLHIRQLDGINSHHIIEATFKAFARAMRMALEIDPRRAHTIPSSKGVL
- the fabI gene encoding enoyl-ACP reductase FabI; the encoded protein is MLDLTGKNALVTGIANNRSIAWGIAQQLHKAGANLGITYLPDDKGRFEKKVAELAEPLQPSLFLPCNVQDDAQVDAVFSEIKDKWGRLDIVIHCLAFANKEDLSGEFSDTSREGFMTALDISAYSLLQLCKGAKPLMTEGGSVVTLTYLGGVKVIPNYNVMGIAKSALEMNVRYLASELGPHNIRVNAISAGPIRTLASSAVGGILDMIHHVENTAPLRRTVTQIEVGNTAAFLCSDLSSGITGQILYVDSGYEIMGM